The proteins below come from a single Thunnus thynnus chromosome 10, fThuThy2.1, whole genome shotgun sequence genomic window:
- the pmvk gene encoding phosphomevalonate kinase, which translates to MEDRVSEPQLILVFSGKRKSGKDYVTDLILNRLGADVCCVLRLSGPLKQQYAQEHGLDLDQLLGPGLYKEQYRADMIRWGEARRLKDPGFFCRLATRGARQPVWVVSDARRLSDLQWFWTEFPQQTRCVRVQSSENTRKQRGWSFTAGVDDAESECGLDSSVKFDWIITNEADAPSLEEQLQPILTLAEEAASSSADNH; encoded by the exons ATGGAGGATCGAGTCTCTGAACCCCAACTGATTCTGGTCTTCAGCGGGAAACGGAAGTCCGGAAAAGATTATGTGACAGACCTGATCCTCAACCG tTTAGGAGCAGATGTTTGCTGCGTCCTGCGTCTGTCTGGACCTCTGAAACAGCAGTACGCTCAG GAACATGGTCTGGACCTGGACCAGCTACTGGGTCCTGGTCTTTATAAGGAGCAGTATCGGGCTGATATGATTCGCTGGGGAGAAGCTCGACGACTCAAGGACCCCGGATTCTTCTGTCGCCTAGCAACCAGAGGAGCACGGCAACCTGTCTGG gtGGTGAGTGATGCCCGGCGGCTGTCAGACCTGCAGTGGTTCTGGACAGAGTTTCCTCAACAGACTCGATGTgtcagagttcaaagttcagaGAACACCAGGAAACAGAGGGGGTGGAGCTTCACTGCAG gtgtggATGATGCAGAGTCAGAGTGTGGGTTGGACAGCAGCGTCAAGTTTGATTGGATCATCACTAATGAGGCCGACGCCCCCTCGTTAGAGGAGCAGCTGCAGCCGATCCTGACGCTGGCCGAGGAAGCAGCTTCATCATCAGCTGATAATCACTGA